A window of the Schlesneria paludicola DSM 18645 genome harbors these coding sequences:
- a CDS encoding Gfo/Idh/MocA family protein has translation MRSDRRTFIMDFGAAVVGATALTSSRLSLASGPGEQVGIAVIGCGSQGEGLVKRFGATPNVRMKSVCDVDESRREKVRAQVPAATAVDDFRRVLDDKDVDAVVIATPDHWHTPAAVLAMKAGKHVYVEKPCCQNFHEGTILVETVRRTKKIVQHGTQFRSDPLALSVIAALREGVIGDVLMSKAWNVQRRKSIGHERPTEVPAGVDYDLWVGPAEFIPFQANRFHYNWRWWRNFGSGDMGNDGAHELDLARWGLGVDALPDTISGVGGKYYFDDDQEFPDTMTVAFEYAGTEAKQPPRTLLYEQRLWSTNYPFNVDSGVEFYGTKGKIFVSKRGKLEVLGERNAKMELPNKPTENAPSHYADFVEAIRNSRTPHADVDNAFRSAALSHLGNLTVRLGRSLKLDPVRQQLVNDPEAGALLARNYRPSHWAIPEA, from the coding sequence ATGCGTTCAGATCGCCGAACGTTCATCATGGATTTCGGAGCGGCTGTGGTTGGGGCCACGGCGTTGACTTCGTCGAGACTCTCTCTTGCAAGTGGACCTGGCGAACAGGTGGGGATTGCCGTCATTGGATGTGGCAGTCAGGGCGAAGGGCTGGTGAAGCGATTCGGCGCGACGCCGAACGTGCGGATGAAGTCTGTGTGCGATGTGGACGAATCGCGGCGCGAAAAAGTGCGCGCCCAAGTTCCTGCCGCGACGGCCGTGGATGATTTTCGCCGCGTGCTGGATGACAAAGACGTGGATGCGGTCGTCATTGCCACTCCGGATCACTGGCACACGCCGGCGGCGGTTCTCGCGATGAAGGCGGGAAAGCATGTCTATGTCGAAAAGCCCTGTTGTCAGAATTTTCACGAGGGAACGATTCTGGTGGAGACGGTTCGTCGGACGAAGAAGATCGTGCAACATGGGACTCAGTTTCGATCCGATCCATTGGCTCTATCTGTCATCGCGGCTTTGCGTGAGGGCGTGATTGGTGACGTCCTGATGTCGAAGGCGTGGAATGTCCAACGCCGAAAATCGATTGGTCATGAGCGTCCGACCGAGGTTCCCGCGGGAGTGGACTATGACCTTTGGGTCGGGCCTGCGGAATTCATTCCGTTTCAAGCGAATCGATTCCACTACAACTGGCGATGGTGGCGGAATTTTGGTTCCGGCGACATGGGGAACGACGGCGCGCACGAACTGGATCTGGCCCGCTGGGGGCTTGGCGTGGACGCACTTCCCGACACCATCAGCGGTGTGGGAGGCAAGTACTACTTCGACGATGACCAGGAGTTCCCCGATACGATGACAGTGGCGTTCGAGTATGCCGGAACGGAGGCAAAGCAGCCTCCGCGAACGTTGCTCTATGAGCAGCGGCTCTGGTCAACCAACTATCCGTTCAATGTCGACAGTGGTGTCGAGTTCTACGGAACGAAGGGAAAAATCTTTGTCAGCAAACGTGGCAAGCTAGAAGTTCTTGGTGAACGGAACGCCAAAATGGAATTGCCCAACAAGCCGACTGAGAATGCGCCCTCGCACTACGCGGATTTTGTGGAAGCAATTCGAAATAGCCGCACACCGCATGCGGATGTGGACAATGCGTTTCGTTCGGCGGCACTCAGCCATTTGGGGAACT
- a CDS encoding DUF1559 domain-containing protein, with protein MGYLSPARRARGFTLIELLVVIAIIAVLIALLLPAVQQAREAARRTQCKNNLKQIGLSLHNYESTHTVLPAYYSFGAANSGSFSVQAQLLPYMDQASLHALIDFGIKPQIGCCPGDVNPPLVPVAKTKLGVFRCPSDPGPDFISVTSGTTGGATGSTFQYATTNYHINSGTGVGTLYDTRLPTDGIVWTNAKVRFADIPDGMSNTAAFSESLIGFPSQVVSAPANNRERRRSYINVACVWNSSTVPPATAGLANGYTAPSDPSLFEAMTVAISRGWAGQRGAGWIHGREYWTAYNHYHSPNSNVPDMGTCGNGLFGARSEHVGGVHLLLCDGSVRFASENMNLLTWRAIGTRSGSELLGEF; from the coding sequence ATGGGTTACTTGTCTCCCGCTCGCCGTGCGCGCGGATTTACGCTCATCGAACTGCTCGTGGTGATTGCGATCATCGCCGTCCTGATTGCCCTGCTTTTGCCCGCCGTTCAACAGGCTCGCGAGGCGGCGCGAAGAACCCAATGCAAGAATAACTTGAAACAGATCGGTCTCTCGCTGCACAACTATGAATCGACCCATACCGTTCTTCCGGCGTACTATTCATTTGGAGCGGCAAACAGCGGTTCGTTCTCGGTTCAGGCACAGCTACTTCCGTATATGGACCAGGCATCCCTTCACGCGCTGATCGATTTTGGAATCAAGCCTCAAATAGGTTGCTGTCCTGGCGACGTTAATCCGCCACTGGTCCCCGTGGCCAAGACGAAACTCGGTGTGTTTCGCTGTCCGAGTGATCCGGGACCTGACTTCATCAGTGTGACCTCAGGTACGACGGGCGGCGCTACGGGATCGACATTCCAGTACGCGACCACGAATTACCACATCAATTCTGGCACGGGTGTCGGGACACTTTACGACACTCGGCTTCCGACCGATGGAATTGTCTGGACGAACGCCAAAGTTCGCTTCGCAGACATTCCAGACGGAATGAGCAACACGGCGGCGTTCTCTGAATCGTTGATTGGTTTCCCATCGCAAGTCGTGTCTGCCCCTGCCAACAATCGCGAACGCCGACGTTCGTATATTAACGTCGCCTGCGTTTGGAACTCGAGCACCGTCCCTCCGGCAACGGCGGGGCTGGCAAATGGGTACACCGCCCCGTCTGATCCATCATTGTTTGAAGCGATGACTGTGGCTATCAGTCGTGGGTGGGCTGGGCAGCGTGGTGCGGGATGGATTCACGGCCGGGAATATTGGACCGCCTACAACCACTACCACTCACCAAATAGCAATGTCCCCGATATGGGTACCTGCGGCAACGGGCTCTTCGGCGCAAGGAGCGAACATGTCGGCGGAGTGCACCTATTGCTTTGCGACGGAAGTGTTCGTTTTGCCAGCGAGAACATGAATCTGCTCACGTGGCGCGCAATCGGGACTCGTTCCGGTTCTGAACTACTGGGCGAGTTCTAA
- a CDS encoding DUF4198 domain-containing protein encodes MRNLILAFTVALAPLTAVAHDTWVETNTALVRQGDVVFVDLKLGNHGNDHRDFKLASKITLAPCQLSVIGPDGKAVDLKPGIVDTGYAPKEGYWSGRFVAKDAGLHVVSHTLNTLHGTTRAIKSGKTYFQASRQLDAVPADQTGFDKPLGHAMELVPLANPITAMGPNEPIRVKLFYQSKPLAGARVSFIPRGATLTEGFDKDHEAMTDTEGVAAFIPKEGNVVLVVVHHPVADQKGDGFEKTHYTATLTISVPQISRISAAEVTSK; translated from the coding sequence ATGCGAAATTTGATTTTAGCCTTTACAGTTGCTCTTGCGCCATTGACGGCCGTAGCTCACGATACCTGGGTTGAAACGAACACCGCCCTCGTCAGGCAGGGAGATGTTGTCTTTGTGGACTTGAAATTGGGCAATCACGGAAACGATCACCGAGACTTCAAATTGGCGAGCAAGATCACGCTTGCGCCCTGTCAGCTTTCTGTGATCGGTCCGGATGGCAAAGCGGTCGATTTGAAGCCGGGGATTGTCGATACCGGATATGCCCCCAAAGAAGGGTATTGGTCGGGTCGATTCGTTGCGAAAGACGCAGGGTTGCATGTGGTCTCGCATACGCTCAACACATTGCACGGTACGACACGGGCGATCAAAAGTGGCAAGACGTATTTTCAGGCGAGCCGTCAACTCGACGCCGTGCCGGCGGATCAAACGGGATTTGACAAACCCTTGGGCCACGCGATGGAACTCGTCCCCCTGGCGAATCCCATCACCGCGATGGGACCAAATGAACCCATTCGCGTGAAATTGTTCTATCAATCGAAGCCGCTGGCAGGCGCGCGCGTGTCGTTCATCCCACGTGGAGCCACACTGACGGAAGGTTTCGATAAAGATCATGAAGCGATGACAGACACTGAAGGCGTCGCCGCATTCATACCCAAGGAAGGGAATGTCGTCCTGGTGGTGGTTCATCATCCCGTCGCCGATCAAAAAGGGGATGGCTTTGAGAAAACGCATTACACCGCCACGCTGACGATTTCTGTTCCACAAATCAGCCGGATCAGCGCCGCCGAAGTGACTTCGAAATAG
- a CDS encoding tetratricopeptide repeat protein: MERRLPVQRAQDQLARANAEADTVAAKPAEGLAHSPKGTVALTVDEPSISADLRGVSCGSMGRELIRQSILIAAREELGLSTLDGTLDELVLTTDSPTSYPLQMDMTLESRDEVTGDIRVQIVLSRYGADGKTSRWTSPSVKMSTTQSLIELAEQVEPFSRKEFVAALKEMGYTAAPVTALESKAIVSDSEDHLDFVFQFGRLRNLHARRKVQGESVENLGELVRAYANLGSLVEFHWAPTWKALSARSLIYSHRMVAKYGSNSNSLGHRAYAWALAGNHAQALKDVKAAQADSQSEAPKWLPLIEAYCQYDLPVFEKSGASNLELSSYLHMRIIDARHHTQAALEAVAKFESLNPASYYVLEVMCETNRIRSLRIATEDVAIQIWPEIYDRLTHLTGFPAAAQKIASQQSNSTGRVNVDTEHPARLQLMKELEKAGSTSERQEELSWRLLANMLKDVTFVEAWRRLSVESKTLGLPIEQVKATYQELLPMFKEHRFGKYLTTFTGERELIASSYQELMKSAPRIAYEARGLHVVHAAYQVSREDATQLDMFVYRHVERLYDDMQCVLRIGAASWRTLAGTSLRGVAPNHPRSFAYSVQSATSFSDETAQKWELKFQKDAYIQFEMGRKYRRLNRSEDAIRCLKQSIAVEPSHEAYFALADEYQDQQDFETCVSLLKEAEKLPGFGLEQGRASEKIAKILMRQGKWKEAKVHAENAASTYSGWGLFIAGRCAEGLKNWKEAERYYQALSERYEGNAMDWFYACVRWNRGDRKAARAFADSYLNSRLPNREKDQVVATGLLQIIDGNSKAAQQTYLKAVGEESRTPFFYIMGALLADHNDDAVARDDVLKQMGVKFNQHSTLVRLAGMLLSAVQDRSRVQWNELSFQEIVDGSSNDDDVTLMYFCAGKFLDHHGEKKLATQYLQCAASSSDVKSYGCLLATLVLRGQKAKIPETRLNRHPDDRIAALKLTWKRDQAVREKKYEAAAEALKEALKLRPDLTIAYLSRGKLHEAQGQYQEAILAYQNLLKRNPNSEYAHLNLSILYASCPQDDVRNGAEATKCALKALELRGFLSPYHLTLVAAAYAENREFDKAIEHQERAIKLYPNVKAWNEQLESFRNKKPLRFTVPVGAAEVSENDG, from the coding sequence GTGGAAAGACGCCTGCCCGTTCAACGTGCTCAAGACCAGCTTGCTCGTGCAAATGCGGAAGCCGATACCGTTGCTGCGAAGCCTGCGGAAGGCCTTGCACATTCACCAAAGGGGACCGTCGCACTCACCGTCGACGAGCCGTCCATTAGTGCAGACCTACGCGGAGTCTCATGTGGGTCAATGGGACGCGAGCTGATTCGGCAAAGTATCCTGATTGCCGCACGCGAGGAACTCGGGTTAAGTACCCTTGATGGGACTCTGGATGAACTGGTGCTGACCACGGATTCGCCAACATCCTATCCATTGCAAATGGATATGACGCTTGAATCACGTGACGAGGTCACGGGCGACATCCGTGTACAGATTGTGTTGTCGCGATATGGTGCGGATGGAAAAACATCTCGTTGGACGTCACCTTCGGTAAAAATGTCGACGACACAATCGCTAATTGAGCTCGCTGAACAAGTGGAACCGTTTTCACGGAAAGAATTTGTGGCGGCGCTGAAAGAGATGGGATACACCGCTGCACCCGTAACCGCTTTAGAATCGAAGGCGATTGTCAGCGATTCCGAAGATCACCTGGATTTTGTTTTTCAGTTCGGCCGCCTTCGCAATCTGCATGCACGGCGAAAAGTGCAAGGCGAATCGGTTGAGAATCTAGGAGAGTTGGTTCGTGCTTATGCCAATCTGGGAAGTCTGGTTGAATTTCATTGGGCTCCAACTTGGAAAGCTCTCAGTGCCAGGTCGCTGATTTATTCGCACCGCATGGTGGCGAAGTATGGTTCCAACAGCAACAGCCTTGGTCACCGCGCTTACGCATGGGCGCTCGCCGGGAATCACGCTCAAGCACTCAAAGACGTCAAAGCAGCTCAAGCGGATTCCCAATCGGAAGCTCCGAAATGGTTGCCCTTGATCGAAGCGTATTGTCAGTACGACTTACCGGTTTTTGAAAAATCCGGTGCCTCGAATTTGGAACTGTCATCCTATCTTCACATGCGGATCATTGACGCGCGTCACCATACCCAAGCGGCCCTTGAAGCGGTTGCGAAATTCGAGAGTCTGAATCCCGCTAGTTATTACGTGCTCGAAGTGATGTGTGAGACCAATAGGATTAGAAGTTTAAGAATCGCGACAGAGGACGTCGCCATACAGATTTGGCCCGAAATTTATGATCGCCTGACTCATTTGACGGGATTCCCTGCCGCAGCGCAAAAAATCGCCAGCCAACAATCCAACTCGACTGGCCGAGTCAACGTGGACACGGAACACCCTGCTCGATTGCAGCTGATGAAAGAACTTGAAAAGGCAGGATCAACATCCGAACGTCAGGAGGAGCTGAGCTGGAGGTTGCTCGCCAACATGCTGAAAGATGTGACGTTTGTTGAGGCCTGGCGACGTTTGAGTGTTGAATCAAAGACATTGGGGCTGCCCATCGAGCAAGTCAAGGCGACGTATCAAGAGTTATTGCCGATGTTCAAAGAGCATCGTTTCGGCAAGTATCTCACCACGTTCACTGGAGAACGCGAACTCATTGCGTCCAGCTATCAGGAGTTGATGAAGTCGGCCCCTCGGATTGCCTACGAAGCGCGTGGCCTGCATGTTGTCCACGCGGCCTATCAGGTCTCCAGAGAAGACGCCACGCAACTCGATATGTTTGTCTATCGGCACGTTGAGCGTCTCTACGACGATATGCAATGTGTGCTCAGAATTGGTGCGGCATCTTGGAGAACGCTCGCAGGAACGTCCCTGCGCGGCGTCGCACCGAATCATCCTCGTTCGTTTGCGTATTCGGTGCAATCCGCAACTTCCTTTTCCGATGAAACCGCACAGAAGTGGGAGCTCAAGTTTCAGAAAGACGCATATATCCAATTTGAAATGGGCAGAAAGTACCGCCGCCTGAATCGATCGGAAGACGCGATTCGCTGCCTGAAACAATCGATCGCGGTCGAGCCATCCCATGAGGCGTATTTTGCACTCGCCGACGAATACCAGGATCAGCAGGATTTCGAAACCTGCGTCAGTCTCTTAAAAGAGGCCGAAAAACTGCCTGGATTTGGACTCGAACAGGGACGCGCCAGCGAGAAGATCGCCAAAATATTAATGCGGCAGGGGAAGTGGAAAGAGGCCAAGGTTCATGCGGAAAACGCGGCCTCAACTTATTCTGGTTGGGGTCTTTTCATTGCGGGACGTTGTGCGGAAGGACTGAAGAATTGGAAAGAAGCAGAGAGATATTATCAAGCGCTTTCCGAACGCTACGAAGGGAACGCTATGGACTGGTTCTATGCCTGCGTTCGCTGGAACCGCGGAGATCGGAAGGCGGCACGCGCATTCGCGGATAGCTATCTGAATTCTCGACTCCCCAATCGCGAGAAAGATCAGGTGGTTGCAACGGGCCTATTGCAAATCATTGATGGTAACTCAAAGGCGGCACAGCAGACTTACCTCAAGGCCGTAGGCGAGGAATCCAGAACGCCCTTCTTCTATATTATGGGGGCACTGCTCGCGGATCATAACGACGATGCTGTGGCGCGCGATGATGTTTTGAAGCAGATGGGCGTGAAATTCAACCAGCATTCAACTCTCGTGCGACTGGCCGGCATGCTGCTCAGTGCCGTACAAGACCGAAGTCGTGTTCAGTGGAATGAATTGTCGTTCCAGGAGATTGTGGACGGTTCGTCAAACGACGATGACGTGACACTCATGTATTTCTGTGCGGGAAAATTCCTGGATCACCATGGAGAGAAGAAGCTTGCCACGCAGTATTTGCAGTGTGCCGCGTCGTCTTCTGATGTGAAAAGTTACGGTTGCCTCTTGGCCACACTGGTACTGCGTGGACAGAAGGCAAAGATCCCCGAAACCCGACTGAATCGTCATCCAGATGACCGAATCGCCGCGCTTAAATTGACTTGGAAACGCGATCAGGCTGTTCGAGAAAAAAAATACGAAGCCGCAGCCGAGGCCTTGAAAGAAGCTCTCAAACTTCGCCCCGATTTGACGATCGCATACCTGTCGCGCGGGAAACTGCACGAGGCTCAGGGACAGTATCAAGAGGCGATTCTCGCTTATCAGAACTTACTCAAGCGAAACCCTAATTCCGAGTACGCGCATCTCAATCTGTCCATTCTCTACGCCTCCTGTCCACAAGATGACGTCCGCAATGGCGCCGAAGCCACCAAATGCGCCCTGAAAGCCCTGGAACTTCGCGGGTTTCTATCACCCTACCACCTGACCCTCGTTGCTGCGGCCTACGCAGAAAATCGAGAATTTGACAAAGCGATCGAACATCAGGAACGAGCGATCAAGCTCTACCCGAATGTCAAAGCATGGAACGAGCAACTTGAATCCTTTCGAAACAAGAAGCCTCTCCGATTCACAGTACCTGTAGGTGCCGCTGAGGTATCGGAAAACGACGGTTAA